The Hydrogenimonas thermophila genome includes a window with the following:
- a CDS encoding ROK family protein, whose product MSQLAIDVGGTWLRYELLGEDDVCGKFQSKEQPLLEFITSMLRRYPQIDAIAVSFAGQVHNGVIISAPNIDVKEPKLKDFVETNFGVSLILENDLNCAALAESVYWNEKELVALYSGTGLGGGLIVDGKIVHGWRNLAGEIGHIPYKTAPFKCGCGKDNCLELYASGSGIQKWIKYFGLKEETTLQQLKSSKNPDAMKIAESYIEALIYAAATMVTIMNPKILVFGGGVIEHNPELIEIVRKRIGDYALLASCEGLRVEKSRMENASLEGVKILLKRF is encoded by the coding sequence ATGAGTCAACTTGCCATTGATGTTGGTGGTACGTGGTTACGCTATGAGCTTCTTGGTGAAGATGATGTATGTGGTAAGTTTCAAAGCAAAGAACAGCCACTTTTAGAGTTTATTACATCAATGTTAAGGCGTTATCCACAGATCGATGCTATAGCAGTATCTTTTGCCGGACAGGTGCATAATGGAGTAATTATTTCAGCTCCAAATATTGATGTCAAAGAGCCTAAACTTAAAGATTTTGTTGAAACAAATTTTGGTGTATCTCTTATTTTGGAAAACGATCTAAACTGCGCTGCATTGGCTGAATCAGTTTACTGGAATGAAAAAGAGCTTGTAGCTCTCTACTCTGGTACGGGACTTGGCGGTGGTTTGATTGTCGATGGCAAAATTGTTCATGGATGGCGTAATCTTGCAGGTGAGATTGGTCATATACCATATAAAACAGCACCTTTTAAGTGTGGTTGCGGAAAAGATAATTGTCTTGAACTTTATGCTTCTGGAAGCGGTATTCAAAAATGGATAAAGTATTTTGGATTGAAAGAAGAGACAACTTTGCAACAGTTAAAGAGTTCAAAAAATCCTGATGCTATGAAGATAGCAGAAAGCTATATTGAAGCTTTGATTTATGCAGCAGCTACGATGGTTACGATTATGAATCCAAAGATTTTAGTTTTTGGAGGTGGTGTGATTGAACATAATCCTGAACTGATTGAAATAGTTCGTAAACGAATTGGTGATTATGCTCTTTTGGCAAGTTGTGAGGGGCTTAGAGTAGAGAAGAGTCGTATGGAAAACGCATCATTGGAAGGTGTAAAGATTTTGCTAAAAAGATTTTAA
- a CDS encoding glycogen synthase, translated as MKLLFASAEISPFAKSGGLADISLALSKVLNGRIDVTAIMPLYRCIDKTHYDICSTGDSFNLSFGGLSYDIELFTTTIDGLKVVFVYNELLCERDSLYGHSEEGYEDNDLRFAIFCHTIVEIVKRDFFDILHLNDWHTALTALLVRDTGLSTKIVYTIHNLAYQGLFPKSSMVRTGIDPKHFRMEEVEFYGEVNWMKAGIGNADAVTTVSPSYAVEILTPEFGCGLDGYLRLHSEKLTGILNGIDTKLFDPSTDPALPATYSKTSKRGKMVCKKSFFREIEMEQSTLPLFIFIGRFVEQKGLELIIESIEEMLKRPLVFVMLGDGENKYHSALQKVAQKKFNFHLHFGYDETLAHKMYAAADFLVMPSLFEPCGLNQMVAMRYGTIPLVHKTGGLKDTIHQIIPRKRVCGMGFVFNKMKKDLFLQSIDSAIKLYGNRRKLNSIRTFNMSCDFSIQKCAKEYLKLYESLL; from the coding sequence ATGAAATTACTATTTGCATCAGCTGAGATTTCTCCTTTTGCTAAAAGTGGGGGATTGGCTGACATATCTTTGGCTCTTTCTAAAGTATTAAATGGAAGAATCGATGTTACGGCAATTATGCCCCTTTATAGATGCATAGATAAGACTCATTATGATATTTGTTCAACTGGAGACTCTTTTAACCTCTCTTTTGGTGGACTCTCTTACGATATTGAGCTTTTTACTACAACAATAGATGGTTTGAAAGTAGTTTTTGTTTACAATGAACTATTGTGTGAACGAGACTCTTTATATGGACATTCTGAAGAAGGGTATGAAGATAATGATTTAAGATTTGCTATCTTTTGTCATACGATTGTTGAAATAGTTAAAAGAGACTTTTTTGATATTTTGCATCTTAATGATTGGCATACTGCACTTACTGCACTTTTAGTGCGTGATACTGGTTTAAGTACCAAAATAGTCTATACAATTCATAACCTTGCTTATCAGGGACTCTTTCCAAAATCTTCAATGGTTCGAACTGGAATTGATCCAAAACATTTTAGGATGGAAGAGGTTGAGTTTTACGGAGAGGTAAATTGGATGAAAGCAGGCATTGGCAATGCTGACGCGGTTACAACAGTTAGTCCAAGCTATGCAGTTGAGATTCTAACACCTGAGTTTGGTTGTGGATTGGATGGCTATTTGCGTCTTCATAGTGAGAAATTAACCGGTATTCTAAATGGGATCGATACCAAACTTTTTGATCCATCAACCGATCCGGCACTTCCTGCAACATATAGTAAAACTTCAAAAAGAGGGAAAATGGTCTGCAAAAAGTCATTTTTTCGTGAGATTGAGATGGAACAATCTACATTACCACTTTTTATATTTATTGGTCGATTTGTAGAGCAAAAGGGGCTTGAACTTATAATTGAGTCAATTGAAGAGATGTTAAAACGACCTTTGGTGTTTGTTATGCTTGGTGATGGGGAGAATAAGTACCATTCTGCTTTGCAAAAAGTGGCACAAAAAAAGTTTAACTTTCATCTACATTTTGGTTATGATGAGACCCTTGCACATAAAATGTATGCAGCGGCAGACTTTTTGGTTATGCCTTCACTCTTTGAACCGTGTGGGTTAAATCAGATGGTTGCGATGCGTTACGGTACCATTCCACTGGTTCACAAAACTGGAGGCTTAAAAGATACCATCCACCAAATCATACCAAGAAAGAGAGTTTGTGGTATGGGATTTGTCTTTAATAAAATGAAAAAAGATCTCTTTTTGCAAAGTATAGATAGTGCAATTAAACTATATGGAAACAGAAGAAAGTTAAACAGTATCCGTACATTTAATATGAGTTGCGATTTTTCTATTCAAAAGTGTGCTAAAGAGTATCTGAAACTTTATGAGAGTCTCTTATGA